A stretch of DNA from Trichoplusia ni isolate ovarian cell line Hi5 chromosome 9, tn1, whole genome shotgun sequence:
ttcaaccaaaacataaaatcgaatgaagattatttttcttttatgctTAATGATAAACACTATAAAATGTGTTCCAGGAATTCGATAGCCAAGTTATTAGGTATCCTGGTGCCAGCTTCAGTGTCGGACTTCGAGATGGTGTCGCGTCTGCAGAAGCTGATCGACGCGCACCACGACTTCACGGTGGTGTCGCGCCGGTACGACGACCCCGCGCTGCTGCGAGCCTCGTCCCGCTCCCCGCCGCCTTCCAGGTGCAGGACCAGGACTCCAGACAGGTATATTCAAACATTCTGGAATTTATACCGGTCATTatggtttaaaacaaaatgtgcaGATTTTCTAATGGTAATGCGACATGAAGCATGAAATCTCGGCAACTATCTAACATCTTCAAAGCCAAAGTGGTATATAAATACAACTGTAGTCGAAGACTACTACAAACTACTAACAAACGTCAAAGAACCCAGAAACCCATTTTACGTAATCTGGATTCTGAATATTGAATGTTGAAATTAGGAATCGTTAACCCGCAGCCGGCTGGCTTGCAGATCGACGCTCAAAATGGGAAGACAAGGTCTTTGCCCAGTTATGGGGCgtttacctatatttattatgataatgaaaagtattttcAGCCAGCTAAGATGGCTATGGATGATGGTACAGGTGTGGTTGCAGGTCGCTGCGCTACGACGACTCCGGGTACGCCGACCCGGCGTATGATCTCGACGACGACCTGTACAAGCGCACCGGCTTGTGACAGTCGAGGCGCCGCGCTCGCTTCTAACCCCAACAACACTACACCCTTACCTaagttctattttattttactggcAACACACAAATTTATGATCGTTTTTAATTGTAACAAAATGTTAGCGACAtgaattttgtgtttaaaagtCTGATTTACGCCAgttcgtttattttaaaagggcGGGAGTGAATGtacctagaaaaaaaaaatctgggtGTTACGATCGAAATGTGACAGGATAAGTTTGGGACAGAAAACGCTATGAGTATGTCATATCTATTTATAGATATGATAAATCAAAGTCCTCCCGATGTTGGGGTAGTGTAGGGCTAGTTCAGTATTTCAAGTaatccaatttattattaaaagagttAAAAACTTTACAATACAGCACATTTTGCAGGTAAAAGCGAGTAAGTGGCGACTTCTCATAACATTCTCCTCTATTTTCAATAGAAGATTATGGAAAGGTCTACAAACATTAGTGGTAAACAAAGTGAtcaaatatagttttataattcAACTTTACAATAAGTTCATTTATCAGGCAATCATCGAAACAAACAGcgtaattcaaaattaattatttaaagtgcaAAGTCTAGTCATAATCCTTGTAAGGAAATTCTGCTTTAATTAAGGAATTAACATTTTCCATATTTCGATCTGTAATTAACTTAATGCGTCTAAACAATTTAATCGCGGAGAAAAAAAAGccataatatttgttattcagAAAACTGCCGACATACCTActcattaatgttattttttaagattaatgtTTTACATTAAGCTACTATGTAATTGTATGTTAGACAAGGAAGTAGTTCATTATCTTAGGAATGTTATAATGACATAGGTGGTCACAAATACTCTAATATTATGATCAATTTTGATGTTGTTCAGTTTGTCTTCCATTTCTTTgtcaaaaagatataaatattaagttcctttttattaaactgttgtGATTTTACTTTTAAGTGAGTGCCTtactctgtatttttttttattcgcacTGACTAAACTGTGATATggaataaactaataaaaaacttGGAATTAAAAATACTCTCTGAAGCAATAGTCGGCGCATAACAACACTTTGctaaatgacatttttaaatttgttttatctaaCTCTGTGTACTTTGAATGCGGCCGTTACGTTTTAATTTACATGTGCTACGAATACATAATACACCTATGCCTATTAGTTTGATACATAAAATTACgtcgttaataaataattatccaTAATTTCTCTCAGCTCCAGGGTCATATTTTAATCCAAGGTTGTATCGAAACGAGAGCTTTCAAAATTACATACCTAAACGATTAAACACCACAGCCTAGCAACAAGATTAACAACCGTATTAACAAATTAACTTTAAGTGTCACTACTACaggattctgctatttaaaacggccgataaatgaatggtaGTTGGattaagtttgaaattattctgattttcttaagcattttgtcaatacaataattggtactgaatttccaattattttgtagaacatgtcattttaagccaatttccattcattcatcggccattgtaaatagcagaattggggccctggtctTAAAAGAATATTTGTCTCCACATTCCACTTGGCAATGACAAAGACAGCATGCCACTTAAGGGtgacttttatttaagtttcgtTTGGGAATATGGCAGTAGACGTCTAAGTTTCATTAATTTAGATCAAGTTTCTTATCAAAACACCGCGATGTACCTGTATTATTAatctcattaattaatttataatacaatatttttctacagtgcaatttctagaaaataagtacttacttgttataaatgtattatcTAAGCAAgatattataagaaataaaatgatacaccAGTAAGCCGAAATTGTTATTATAGATTTTACGTCCCACactattttaatttgcaattacattttatatagccatcaatcatttttaagTCCGGATACTGAAGTGATAAAATTTACTTGTGACGGACAAACTaatgcaattatttaataattaccaCACAGAGACACTGGTTTAATTAAATCGCTTTGATTGacataattgattaaaattgcCCTGAAACTAGCAAAGttcgtttcaattaaaataagttttctaggTAGGTATTAAGGGCAAATTTAAGCTTCtagataaactttaaaaaagctTCTAGATAGTTCTAAGATTAATTCTAATTTGACACCAAGTTATTGTAAACTCGACAAAGAgtcgaaaaaatattaagagcAAGGTGGGTAACTACAGCAATAACTATGTGGAGAAAAGCTTCAGATTAAAAGAGGTCTAGTGACTTGTGGTCACaaaggcaatatttttttaattctaacttGTGTTAACTAATTCAGGGCTTGAAAAGCCAATCGGTACCTATGCTTAACCTCCGCCTTCTAATCTTAGTCATATTCACTGATAAATTTTTGGTATGGGTGATCTTTTGGACAAAcccatacatttttataataaatatcctgagacgcggcgggattgcgagtcgagttcgactcgcgatcccgccgcgtctgctcatgattaaggactccggttgggtccgaaactagtcaggctaccccgataaatatgcgtgagtaaaccgttacatcatttagtAATAAACCCATACATATCGTTACAAGACAGAGTTTTAATGATAGTCAACAAAATACCACCGCGTACTTATTCTCGGTTTTTCCAGGGTAGCAATTGACTATCTTGGGAACTTAGAGCCAGCAAATAGAGCAAAATTGTAACAGAAATAGTAAAGTATACCGTATGGTTTTTCCTCGATATTCTACTAAGGCAACAAATGGAGAATTAACAACATACTAAAGACTATAGAATTGACGGATactataattacttattattgtaCCTCCAGCTATTATAGTCCAGTTTCGCCATTGCAAACTAGATCTTACAAGCCTTCGACGCACGAGGTTGTCTtgaacttgaccggttttatttattcCCTGCACCGATTCCGCTGGCATTCTCAAATCGTGGCCCCGATGTCAATGGGCTTTTCTTTGTCTGGTATGTAATGACAGGCATAACGCCGTTGTAGCTGATTGTacatcacaaataaaacaaaacgggCGAAGGTGGTCCTAGTAGCTACAGGTAAGtaactgtaaaaaaaagtataaagatAAGTTAGCAACCGGAATGGAAGGGTAGGTGTAGCCATGACAGAGATGAAAAGATAGTAAAAAGCTTTTGCACTGTAGTGGGACAGAAATGACTTGAAGAGGTGCTAACAAAATATCGACGGAAGTTTAGATGATAAAGAAAATTCTGTAATTTCGTGACATTTTTAACACGCAAAGTTAAAAATCGAATGAGTCTTAGTCTTAATATCAATGCTTGATGTATGGACCTACTGACATCTCCAAACGCACTAGAATCTCTTTCGAATAAAATAGCGTAGACGCCTAATTATAGAATCTCATCTAAGTATTCATCAAGTAATCTTAGACCCACATCACATTAACATATGCGCAGGTAATTTTTCagacaatttcaaaaatatatcttctaaTACCGGTAAACATTACGTACGTATATAATCACTGTGTATGTACATAATTGCTCTATTTATCCTATTTTTGACATGTGATCGATAATGTCAGTTTGAACTTATTAACATAACCACTCATTAGTTGACTTGTTGgtttttgtatgatttatgtATGAACGCACGTCCTGTAGGTAACTATTTATGTTCAATGATAATAAAACTAACAGCTACAATTAAGTTCGTAAGAGTAAACATAAATCAAACATACGACCTTGACGTGATGTATTATAGACAGATAAAATATACCTATGTTCTGTTTGTAATGTCTTAATAACGATCAAGATTTTTTAGCAAAATATGCTAAAAACCAATTTTTGATGTGATTGAGCCTAATAATAAGCTTTGCAACCACTTTAGGAGAATAAAAAAAGGTTGACAATAAAAGGATTTGATAaatatcaatgaatagacaagACACTCAGATAGAGCAAAACaagcctttttttgttaaggccagtgccggcgtaagggctaCTGACACCCCGGGCTAAAATATTgaggcgcccacttgagggaagcaatatcaagtgttagttttttgctgatcccaagtaaaattatattaagaatttcatctttcctttagctttacgtttggcggtggaagtattccacctctagcgtagaacACAGTTCTGGGGGTTTGCGCCatgagaggcaagagactccaacttcagaccttggcgccccccaaaatttgtcgccctgggccatcgccccatcacgccccccccccccccctaacgccggcactggttaaggcgggggaatccttaTGGACACCCATTCCCTCgggggagtgtcagactttttttaCCCAAGCTAACTGCGCGGATCTGTTAAAAAAAGGCAACAGAGCTAGATACCAAAAAAACTTGcctgtaatataattttaactgaaatcaaccaaaattatgtaagtaaaatatttttttgcaaaattaatgCAAATACTTACCTAAGTTCTTTGCaatctatttacatattttatgcaaCAACTtatgatttaaacataataacttactttatttaaatttattactaattAGTATTGCCGTTAAAAAAATACCGATaggagtaatttattttaaatttgtatcaCTATGAATGTGAGGGTAGTCGAAAATTTCCAAACGGAATGACGTACTACCCCTGCAAATCTAAATAGGCAAGTCATTAGGGCAGACTTTTTAATAGTGTAATtatcgtaaatatatttataatttaaaatgtttatcaaaattatttatttatctcttttcGTGAGTTGTGGTAAGTAATTTTCTTTGCTTTCTTACAAATGATCTAAATTATACTAAATATCCTAAAACTCGTTGTATAACCTTAgttactttttcttttcatgTTTAAGAGAAGAGGTTTCTTAACAGTTGGATAAATAGACTGGTTAGAATTATGAATTGGTTTATTGTTAGAAAAAGACAAATTTCTAAAAAAGTATCAATCTCATGTGCTATTTTAGATTAATCGTAATTCTACACCAAAAGACATAAGGAACAACTAAGTGATTAGtcctataataaatatattaattaattaatataataacttcgTTCACCCTCAGTGCTTTCCCGACATGTGCCACGTTTCGCCGACCTCGACGAAGAAGACCAACATTTATTCCGAGCAGCGTACGAGTCTCCTGGCTACGAGCATGAGGAGTACCAGCAGCAGTACCAGTACGAGGAAGACGATGACCTCCCCCTAGGCAAGCTGGACTTGCTCAAAGACGGTCTCTGGGCCATCAAGGCCAAGCTAAAGGAACTAAAGGCCTTCAACAAAGCCTTACTCGCAAACTTCCTCATgactaaattaaaagtaaaagagTTGCTGGCCAGTAGTCTCGCTTTGAAGACCCATCAGCATGGCAGTTATGAGAAGAAAAAGCCTGCTTATAATTATCAGGTGAGATATGGTACAAATATGAACATAGTTTTGTATGATCCTCGCGTCGTTATCTTTAG
This window harbors:
- the LOC113497366 gene encoding uncharacterized protein LOC113497366; this encodes MFIKIIYLSLFVSCVLSRHVPRFADLDEEDQHLFRAAYESPGYEHEEYQQQYQYEEDDDLPLGKLDLLKDGLWAIKAKLKELKAFNKALLANFLMTKLKVKELLASSLALKTHQHGSYEKKKPAYNYQAPSYPQQYGPQYAEAQYAPAQHIHDPYYGH